In the genome of Polaribacter atrinae, one region contains:
- a CDS encoding sugar phosphate nucleotidyltransferase, giving the protein MNSTLKSPKNNKPITTALLLAAGTGSRLFPITKDAPKCLTLVSEESMLARLVTNLKDQGFTRLVIVTGYKQECIVDFLGNQTDGLSIEYIHSPLYKTTNNIYSLWMARNSIKEPFVLLESDLVLDTALLTHMRYPNRIAVAKMQPWLNGTTVTLNDQNEVIQFQPGTTEPYTETRYKTVNIYSFSLESWQEVTKKLNQYIEAGNVNAYYETVFTSLVAEKTLAFEAVSFDEKPWYEVDTILDLAEAEKLFPVAAEEEVTYALY; this is encoded by the coding sequence ATGAATAGTACTTTAAAAAGCCCTAAGAACAACAAACCTATTACAACAGCATTATTGTTAGCTGCCGGAACCGGAAGTCGTCTTTTTCCAATCACAAAAGATGCTCCAAAATGCCTAACCTTAGTTAGCGAAGAATCTATGTTAGCGCGTCTTGTAACCAATTTAAAAGACCAAGGTTTTACGCGTCTTGTTATTGTAACTGGTTATAAACAAGAATGTATTGTAGACTTTTTAGGCAACCAAACAGACGGTTTAAGTATCGAGTACATACACAGTCCGCTATACAAAACCACCAACAATATTTATTCACTTTGGATGGCTCGTAACAGCATTAAAGAACCTTTTGTACTTTTAGAGAGCGACTTGGTTTTAGACACCGCTCTATTAACCCACATGAGGTATCCAAATAGAATTGCCGTAGCAAAAATGCAACCTTGGTTAAATGGAACTACCGTAACTTTAAATGACCAAAACGAGGTAATACAGTTTCAACCAGGCACCACAGAACCGTATACAGAAACGCGCTATAAAACCGTAAATATTTATAGTTTCTCTTTAGAATCTTGGCAAGAAGTTACCAAAAAACTGAATCAATATATTGAAGCCGGAAACGTAAACGCTTATTACGAAACCGTTTTTACAAGCTTAGTAGCCGAAAAAACGCTAGCATTCGAAGCTGTATCTTTCGATGAAAAACCTTGGTACGAAGTAGATACTATTTTAGATTTAGCAGAAGCAGAAAAATTATTTCCAGTAGCTGCTGAAGAAGAAGTTACCTATGCTCTTTATTAA
- the lon gene encoding endopeptidase La, with protein sequence MSKPKIMHLDNLSLQNMLNEDSELIPLMTPEDEEIINKESVPEVLAILPLRNTVLFPGVVIPITAGRDASIQLIKDANKGDKVIGVVAQRNEEEEKPTLKDIHTTGVVAQILRVLKMPDGNTTVIIQGKKRFEIDTIIQDKPYLKATVKEAIEDRSVDDEKEFEAIIESIKEQALEVIKENPMLPSEASFAIKNIKSDSFLVNFISSNMDLSVAQKQVILEKDNLKERALLALKNLNKELQKLKLRNDIQSKTREDLDQQQREYYLNQQLKTIQDELGGVSNDEELEEMRKQAKTKKWNKEVGETFEKEINRLKRMNPQAAEYGVQRSYLELLLELPWGIYSKDKFDLKFATKVLDRDHFGLEEVKDRIIEHLAVLKLRGDMKSPIICLYGPPGVGKTSLGKSVAEALGRKYIRMSLGGLRDEAEIRGHRKTYIGAMPGRLIQNLKKAGTSNPVFVLDEIDKLSNSHQGDPSSAMLEVLDPEQNESFYDNYLEVGYDLSKILFIATANNLGQIPWALRDRMEIINVTGYTIEEKIEIAKRHLLPKQLKEHGLTTAHLKLGKKQLEQIVEGYTRESGVRGLEKKIAKVVRFAAKSIALEEEYDIAISSEKIESILGTPRFRDKFENNDVAGVVTGLAWTSVGGDILFIESILSKGKGNLSITGNLGNVMKESATIALQYIKSNAEEFGIKQEILEKYNVHIHVPEGATPKDGPSAGITMLTSLVSSFTQRKIKNKLAMTGEITLRGKVLPVGGIKEKILAAKRANIKEIILCKENEKDILEIKESYLKGMTFHYVSEMREVIEIALTKQKVKNAKKLV encoded by the coding sequence ATGAGCAAACCAAAAATAATGCATTTAGACAATTTGTCGCTACAAAATATGTTGAATGAAGATTCTGAATTAATTCCGTTAATGACACCAGAAGATGAAGAGATTATTAATAAGGAAAGTGTTCCAGAAGTTTTAGCAATTTTACCTTTAAGAAATACCGTATTGTTTCCTGGTGTTGTAATTCCTATTACAGCCGGTAGAGATGCTTCTATTCAATTAATAAAAGATGCAAACAAAGGCGATAAAGTAATTGGTGTTGTTGCACAAAGAAATGAAGAAGAAGAAAAACCTACTTTAAAAGACATACACACAACGGGAGTTGTAGCACAAATTTTACGGGTTTTAAAAATGCCTGATGGTAACACAACCGTTATTATACAAGGTAAAAAACGTTTCGAAATTGACACTATTATTCAAGACAAACCGTATTTAAAAGCTACTGTAAAAGAAGCTATTGAAGACAGAAGTGTAGATGATGAAAAAGAATTTGAAGCAATTATAGAATCTATTAAAGAACAAGCTTTAGAGGTAATAAAGGAAAACCCAATGTTACCTAGCGAAGCTTCTTTTGCGATTAAAAACATAAAATCAGATTCGTTTTTGGTGAATTTTATTTCATCTAATATGGATTTATCTGTAGCGCAAAAACAAGTTATTTTAGAAAAAGATAATTTAAAAGAGCGTGCTTTATTAGCCTTAAAAAACCTAAATAAAGAACTTCAGAAATTAAAATTACGTAATGATATTCAGTCTAAAACTCGCGAAGATTTAGACCAACAACAACGTGAATATTATTTAAACCAACAATTAAAAACCATTCAGGATGAACTTGGTGGTGTTTCTAATGACGAAGAGTTAGAAGAAATGCGCAAGCAAGCTAAAACTAAAAAATGGAATAAAGAAGTTGGAGAAACGTTTGAAAAAGAAATCAATCGTTTAAAAAGAATGAATCCGCAAGCGGCTGAATATGGTGTTCAGAGAAGCTATTTAGAATTGTTGCTAGAGTTACCTTGGGGCATTTATTCTAAAGATAAATTCGATTTAAAATTTGCTACAAAGGTTTTAGATAGAGATCATTTTGGTTTAGAAGAAGTAAAAGACAGAATTATAGAACACTTAGCGGTTTTAAAGTTAAGAGGAGATATGAAATCGCCAATTATCTGTTTATACGGACCTCCAGGAGTTGGTAAAACATCTTTAGGAAAATCTGTTGCAGAAGCATTAGGACGTAAATATATACGTATGTCTTTAGGTGGTTTGCGTGATGAAGCAGAAATTAGAGGACACAGAAAAACATATATTGGTGCTATGCCAGGGCGTTTAATTCAGAACTTAAAAAAAGCCGGAACTTCTAACCCTGTTTTTGTTTTAGATGAAATAGACAAACTAAGCAACAGCCATCAAGGAGATCCTTCTTCTGCAATGTTAGAAGTTTTAGATCCTGAACAAAATGAATCTTTTTACGATAACTACTTAGAAGTTGGGTACGATTTATCTAAAATTCTTTTTATCGCTACTGCCAATAACTTGGGGCAAATTCCTTGGGCATTAAGAGATAGAATGGAAATTATAAATGTTACTGGATATACTATTGAAGAGAAAATAGAAATTGCCAAAAGACATTTATTACCAAAACAATTAAAAGAGCATGGTTTAACAACGGCACATTTAAAGTTAGGTAAAAAACAATTAGAGCAAATAGTAGAAGGATATACTAGAGAATCTGGAGTACGTGGTTTAGAAAAGAAAATTGCCAAAGTGGTACGTTTTGCAGCTAAATCTATCGCTTTAGAAGAAGAATATGACATCGCTATTTCATCAGAAAAAATTGAATCTATTTTAGGAACACCAAGATTTAGAGATAAATTCGAAAACAATGATGTTGCTGGTGTAGTTACTGGTTTAGCGTGGACAAGTGTTGGTGGAGATATTTTATTTATAGAATCTATTTTATCTAAAGGAAAAGGAAACCTTTCTATAACAGGTAATTTAGGAAATGTAATGAAAGAATCTGCAACCATTGCCTTACAATACATTAAATCGAACGCAGAAGAATTTGGTATTAAACAAGAAATTTTAGAAAAATACAATGTACATATTCACGTACCAGAAGGCGCAACGCCAAAAGACGGACCAAGTGCAGGTATCACCATGTTAACTTCTTTAGTTTCTTCTTTTACACAACGTAAAATTAAAAACAAATTAGCCATGACTGGCGAAATTACTTTACGTGGAAAAGTGTTACCAGTTGGCGGAATTAAAGAAAAAATATTAGCAGCTAAAAGAGCAAATATTAAAGAAATCATTTTGTGTAAAGAAAATGAAAAAGACATTTTAGAAATAAAGGAAAGCTACTTAAAAGGCATGACTTTTCATTATGTTTCCGAAATGAGAGAAGTCATAGAAATTGCACTTACAAAGCAAAAAGTTAAGAATGCTAAGAAATTAGTATAA
- a CDS encoding pentapeptide repeat-containing protein codes for MNKIIKQFWNLDENQFNRKIVSQEEFYTAMKSADDFRDFVYWPEELIPEKKDEYKIENKTFTNCSFAFTTFENLTFQNCKFNNCKFNHAKILSCRFHDCTFEYVNMFKVTVKTTYLEPNSFRNIIPSIRALSGSFKNANMCVTFFQEVLDNSKDEGQPEHTKNADYHFKKWKGLNYFQKRFFPEKDSRRTSNWMFVKKFFPNLSLYFLTGYGYRILNFLVVFILGFSFFSYKNYLNWTEYGLVQKDLAIDSFNPLEPNLTSTLYYTLDCTTKLVDSQFQACTDYGMGWLAAQSLFGFFLLSALLTIIINKFVR; via the coding sequence ATGAATAAAATAATAAAACAATTTTGGAATTTAGATGAAAATCAATTTAATCGAAAAATTGTATCTCAAGAAGAATTTTATACTGCCATGAAAAGTGCAGATGATTTTAGGGATTTTGTTTATTGGCCAGAAGAGTTAATCCCTGAAAAAAAGGATGAATACAAAATAGAAAACAAAACTTTCACTAATTGCAGTTTTGCATTTACAACATTTGAGAATTTAACTTTTCAAAACTGCAAATTCAATAACTGTAAATTTAATCATGCTAAAATATTGAGTTGCAGATTTCATGATTGTACTTTTGAATATGTGAATATGTTTAAAGTGACTGTCAAAACAACCTATTTGGAACCAAACTCATTTAGAAATATTATCCCAAGTATTAGAGCTTTATCAGGAAGTTTTAAAAACGCAAATATGTGTGTAACTTTCTTTCAGGAAGTACTTGACAATTCAAAAGATGAAGGCCAGCCTGAACACACGAAAAATGCAGATTATCATTTCAAAAAATGGAAAGGTTTAAACTATTTTCAAAAAAGATTTTTTCCAGAAAAAGATAGTAGACGAACTTCAAATTGGATGTTTGTGAAGAAGTTTTTCCCAAACTTAAGTCTATATTTTTTAACAGGTTATGGATATAGAATACTAAATTTCCTAGTTGTATTTATACTAGGTTTTAGCTTTTTCTCTTATAAAAATTATTTAAACTGGACGGAATATGGTTTAGTCCAAAAAGATTTAGCAATAGATTCTTTTAACCCGTTAGAACCTAATTTGACATCCACTCTCTATTATACTTTGGATTGTACGACAAAACTTGTCGATTCTCAGTTTCAAGCATGTACAGACTATGGAATGGGGTGGCTAGCCGCTCAAAGTTTGTTTGGCTTCTTTCTATTAAGTGCTTTATTAACAATAATCATAAACAAATTTGTACGATGA
- a CDS encoding nucleotidyltransferase domain-containing protein, which produces MKNYSVAIFGSSLRADFDKYSDRDLLIVADDFDTLDKLKVEYSKDDWSISYYTYSKLKYLSKSGSLFIKHLQNESKIFIDKTGRLDKIISDFKPKNNYKKDIQDCENYFDIIKTIPKTNLGFAWFCDSLYVGLRNYLVFKNAENEIFEFSYIKLLERLKEQRKINQSDVEILKELRVVKRNYRDEILDELPSLGFIQKVIPILNAIGLLETVNIVDSLTFQNVVEKSIIRKKFNPYQRLRLVEGYYCSQELNIPKLKKIISNPQFYASKMKDNKLTMSLITSMKKLHITKAIANA; this is translated from the coding sequence ATGAAAAATTATAGCGTTGCAATATTCGGTAGCTCATTAAGAGCCGATTTTGATAAGTATAGCGATAGAGATTTATTAATCGTAGCTGATGACTTCGATACTTTAGATAAATTAAAAGTAGAATATTCTAAAGATGATTGGTCGATTTCTTATTACACATACTCAAAGCTTAAATATTTATCAAAAAGCGGTAGCTTATTTATTAAACATTTACAAAATGAGTCAAAAATATTTATTGATAAAACAGGTAGATTAGACAAAATTATTTCTGATTTCAAACCAAAGAACAATTACAAGAAAGATATTCAAGATTGCGAAAACTATTTTGATATTATAAAAACAATTCCAAAAACGAACTTAGGTTTTGCTTGGTTCTGTGATAGTCTTTACGTCGGGTTGAGAAATTATTTAGTCTTTAAAAATGCAGAAAATGAAATTTTTGAATTTTCATATATAAAACTTTTAGAAAGGCTGAAAGAACAAAGAAAAATAAATCAGTCTGATGTTGAAATCTTGAAAGAATTAAGAGTTGTAAAAAGAAACTACAGAGACGAAATTCTTGACGAACTACCTTCTTTAGGTTTTATTCAAAAAGTAATACCAATTCTAAATGCTATTGGATTATTAGAAACAGTAAATATTGTTGATTCTTTAACATTTCAGAATGTTGTGGAAAAATCAATTATAAGAAAAAAATTCAATCCATACCAAAGGTTGAGATTAGTAGAAGGATATTATTGCTCTCAAGAATTAAATATTCCTAAGTTGAAAAAAATAATTAGTAATCCGCAATTTTATGCTTCAAAAATGAAAGATAATAAACTTACTATGAGTTTAATAACAAGTATGAAAAAACTCCACATAACTAAGGCTATAGCTAATGCCTAG
- a CDS encoding DUF2200 domain-containing protein, whose amino-acid sequence MKDTSHHDERIAEMKFFSVYPHYVTKIEKKGRTKEELHQVIEWLTGYNESKLKELIESKVTFKTFFSGATLNPNVHLIKGVICGYRVEEITNTLTQQVRYLDKLVDELAKGRKMEKIIRL is encoded by the coding sequence ATGAAAGATACCAGCCATCATGATGAGCGAATTGCAGAGATGAAATTTTTTTCTGTGTATCCTCATTACGTAACCAAGATAGAGAAAAAGGGGAGAACTAAAGAAGAATTACATCAGGTAATTGAATGGTTAACGGGTTATAATGAAAGCAAGTTAAAGGAATTAATTGAAAGTAAAGTAACCTTTAAAACTTTTTTTAGTGGAGCTACTTTAAACCCAAATGTTCATTTAATTAAAGGAGTAATTTGTGGGTATAGAGTAGAAGAAATTACCAATACTTTAACACAGCAAGTACGTTATTTAGATAAGTTGGTAGATGAACTAGCGAAAGGACGTAAAATGGAAAAAATAATACGTCTTTAA
- a CDS encoding class I SAM-dependent methyltransferase: MNQKKKIKKPWPTKDAMDQVYKMKLWGTNNSEFYSGSGSHQPEIIQPYIDTVTSFLTSFKTPITVLDLGCGDFNIGQKFVKLTQKYIAVDIVSELIAYNKEHFKADNLEFECLDIATDHLPNADCIILRQVLQHLSNKEVQNVVQKLINYKYIILTEHLPFGDFTPNKDIISGQGIRIKKQSGIDLLAAPLNLKIKEKKQILSYILEDNKGVITTTLYKMY, translated from the coding sequence ATGAACCAGAAGAAAAAAATCAAAAAACCTTGGCCTACAAAAGACGCTATGGATCAGGTTTATAAAATGAAACTTTGGGGAACTAATAATTCTGAATTTTATTCTGGTTCTGGCTCACATCAACCAGAAATAATACAACCTTATATAGATACTGTTACCTCTTTTTTAACTTCTTTTAAAACCCCAATTACCGTTTTAGATTTAGGCTGTGGAGATTTTAATATTGGTCAAAAATTTGTAAAACTTACTCAGAAATACATCGCTGTAGATATTGTTTCTGAATTAATAGCATATAACAAAGAACACTTTAAAGCAGACAATTTAGAATTCGAATGTTTAGATATTGCTACAGATCATTTACCAAACGCAGATTGTATTATTTTAAGACAAGTGTTGCAACATTTATCTAACAAAGAAGTACAAAATGTAGTCCAAAAATTAATCAATTACAAATACATCATCCTTACAGAACACTTGCCTTTTGGTGACTTTACACCCAATAAAGATATTATTTCCGGACAAGGAATCCGAATTAAAAAACAAAGCGGAATTGACTTATTAGCAGCACCTTTAAATTTAAAAATTAAAGAAAAGAAACAAATATTGTCTTATATTTTAGAAGACAACAAAGGTGTTATTACAACCACACTTTACAAGATGTATTAA